One Simonsiella muelleri ATCC 29453 DNA window includes the following coding sequences:
- a CDS encoding DEAD/DEAH box helicase, whose translation MSQFSQLGLGQEITSALAEQGYETPTPIQATAIPKALAGHDLLAAAQTGTGKTAAFMLPSLERLKRYANASTSPAMHPVRMLVLTPTRELADQIDQNTQNYIKNLPLRHTVLFGGVNMDKQTTDLRTGCEIVVATVGRLLDHIKQKNINLNKVEIVVLDEADRMLDMGFIDDIRQIMQMLPRPRQTLLFSATFAPAIRKLAQDFMNSPETVEVAAQNATNANVEQHVIAVDAYRKRELLERLIVDLQMPQVIVFCKTKQSADQVARDLVRRGLSANAIHGDKSQQTRLDVLSQFKSGELRVLVATDVAARGLDIAELPFVINYELPTQAEDYVHRIGRTGRAGADGVAISMMDDNEQKMYFSINELIGQELPISKIEGFEPRWEMGDEPTSGSLKSEKTISKTPNRVERKFAKTKAEAITYPKIEGRSTRRRGLERRTCALLQRNFGAI comes from the coding sequence ATGAGCCAATTTTCACAACTCGGACTCGGACAAGAAATCACGTCCGCACTCGCCGAACAAGGCTACGAAACACCCACCCCCATTCAAGCTACCGCCATCCCCAAAGCATTAGCAGGACATGATTTACTCGCCGCCGCTCAAACAGGCACAGGCAAAACCGCTGCATTTATGTTGCCCAGTTTGGAACGCCTAAAACGCTACGCCAATGCCAGCACATCGCCTGCCATGCACCCCGTACGAATGCTCGTGCTGACACCCACGCGCGAATTAGCCGACCAAATTGACCAAAATACCCAAAATTACATCAAAAATCTGCCATTGCGCCACACTGTTTTATTTGGGGGCGTAAACATGGACAAACAAACCACCGATTTACGCACAGGTTGCGAGATTGTCGTGGCAACCGTTGGGCGATTGCTTGACCACATTAAACAAAAAAACATCAATTTAAACAAAGTGGAAATTGTTGTGCTGGACGAAGCTGACCGAATGCTGGACATGGGTTTTATTGATGATATTCGCCAAATCATGCAAATGTTGCCGCGCCCACGCCAGACGTTGCTGTTTTCAGCGACTTTTGCACCCGCTATTCGCAAATTGGCGCAAGATTTTATGAACTCACCTGAAACCGTGGAAGTTGCTGCGCAAAACGCCACCAATGCCAATGTAGAACAACATGTTATCGCAGTTGATGCCTATCGCAAACGCGAATTATTGGAACGTCTGATTGTAGACTTGCAAATGCCGCAAGTGATTGTATTTTGTAAAACCAAACAATCTGCCGACCAAGTGGCACGAGATTTGGTAAGACGTGGTCTATCCGCGAATGCGATTCACGGCGACAAATCGCAACAAACGCGTTTGGACGTACTTAGCCAATTCAAATCCGGCGAATTACGCGTACTTGTGGCGACCGATGTCGCAGCGCGTGGTCTGGACATTGCAGAATTGCCGTTTGTGATTAATTACGAATTGCCGACTCAAGCAGAAGATTACGTCCACCGTATCGGGCGCACAGGACGCGCAGGCGCAGATGGCGTGGCAATTTCCATGATGGACGACAACGAACAAAAAATGTATTTTTCAATCAATGAACTGATTGGGCAAGAATTACCGATTTCTAAAATTGAAGGATTTGAACCGCGTTGGGAAATGGGCGATGAACCGACTTCAGGCAGCCTGAAAAGTGAAAAAACCATCTCTAAAACCCCAAACCGTGTGGAACGCAAATTCGCCAAAACAAAAGCCGAAGCCATCACTTACCCAAAAATTGAAGGGCGCAGCACGCGCAGGCGTGGACTTGAAAGACGGACATGTGCTTTGTTACAACGCAATTTTGGCGCAATTTAA
- a CDS encoding JmjC domain-containing protein: MYLNLNITAEHFRQEFLYKQPKLFKGAAKDVPIDWQYINELYQRANPVDELFRLRKGEIVPVSAYVESFNDIGRTRYRFNKAAVYEHLRKGATIVYNRINNEPLVDAIAKHIAQFVQAQTVVSGYLAFGSDASFKNHWDTRDVFAVQLMGKKHWSLYAPNFEMPLYMQQSKDVNVPEPQHPDMEVVLEAGDILYIPRGWWHSPVPMNCETFHLAIGTFAPTGYQYMEWLMKKVPSIVELRHNLNNWQSDQNRIQVAAQNIAKLLVNRENYETFKQEFLGDHRADTAFNMQIFGNPHNDRLPENGTIKLNSLDNRTITQGYVIANGIKTNLDNDSQTILQWIADQHYVELSQLNEFCQNQNINSEKMNKLIFELAIVGVLEFILP, encoded by the coding sequence ATGTATTTAAATTTGAATATTACTGCAGAACACTTTCGACAGGAATTTTTGTATAAGCAGCCTAAATTGTTTAAAGGTGCGGCTAAAGACGTACCAATAGATTGGCAATATATCAATGAATTGTATCAACGTGCCAATCCAGTTGATGAATTGTTCCGTCTGCGTAAAGGCGAAATTGTACCAGTATCGGCATATGTGGAAAGTTTTAACGATATAGGCAGAACTCGTTACCGTTTCAATAAAGCTGCGGTTTATGAACATCTACGCAAGGGTGCAACGATTGTTTATAATCGGATTAACAATGAGCCTTTGGTCGATGCTATTGCCAAACACATTGCTCAATTTGTGCAAGCTCAAACTGTAGTGAGCGGTTATTTGGCATTTGGTAGTGATGCTTCATTTAAAAATCATTGGGATACGCGAGATGTCTTTGCGGTTCAGTTAATGGGCAAAAAGCATTGGTCGCTGTATGCGCCCAATTTTGAAATGCCTCTTTATATGCAACAAAGCAAAGATGTGAATGTTCCCGAACCACAGCACCCAGATATGGAAGTGGTTTTAGAAGCTGGCGATATTTTATACATTCCGCGTGGTTGGTGGCATAGTCCTGTCCCCATGAATTGTGAAACGTTCCATTTGGCAATCGGCACGTTTGCGCCAACAGGCTATCAGTATATGGAATGGCTGATGAAAAAAGTTCCGTCCATTGTGGAATTGCGCCACAATTTAAACAATTGGCAAAGCGACCAAAATCGCATTCAGGTTGCCGCGCAAAACATAGCCAAATTATTAGTAAACCGTGAAAACTACGAAACCTTTAAACAGGAGTTTTTAGGTGATCACCGTGCCGATACCGCATTCAATATGCAGATTTTTGGCAATCCACACAACGACAGACTTCCCGAAAATGGCACAATCAAACTCAATTCACTGGACAATCGCACCATTACACAAGGTTATGTGATTGCCAATGGTATCAAAACTAATTTGGATAACGACAGTCAAACCATTTTGCAATGGATAGCTGACCAGCATTATGTTGAATTGAGTCAACTGAATGAGTTTTGCCAAAACCAAAATATCAATTCGGAGAAAATGAATAAATTGATATTTGAGTTGGCAATAGTTGGTGTGTTGGAGTTTATATTGCCATAA